A region of Candidatus Zixiibacteriota bacterium DNA encodes the following proteins:
- a CDS encoding IS1634 family transposase, translated as MYGKARRVWVMDRGIPTEEVLWQMRDENIQYLVGTPRAMLNKLEGKLLEVDWKRANDNVMVKLLAEDNELYVLAKSKDRRAKERAIRKYKLRKCLQGLAKLRKNCRNRDRLMEGLGALKQQAGKSSRCVDITLPPQGSRVTEENFTYQLNRDAYRKMLLRDGMYLLRTNIAETAPDVIWQRYVLLTEIEAAFRCLKSDLAVRPVYHQLEQRVEAHIFVAFMAYCLMVTLRQKLRGYADGLTAQDVLDKLGSIVMIDVRIPTTDGRILEMRRYSQPELEHRILLAKLKLNLPKQPPPKIYSRQLNDRFCGGN; from the coding sequence ATGTATGGCAAGGCGCGCAGGGTATGGGTGATGGATAGAGGTATTCCCACAGAAGAAGTCCTTTGGCAGATGCGTGATGAGAACATACAGTATCTTGTTGGAACTCCGAGAGCTATGCTCAATAAACTTGAAGGAAAGCTGCTCGAGGTGGACTGGAAGCGGGCTAACGACAACGTTATGGTAAAGCTGCTGGCGGAAGATAATGAGCTGTATGTTCTGGCCAAGAGTAAAGACCGCAGGGCTAAGGAACGTGCTATACGCAAGTATAAGCTGCGTAAGTGTTTGCAGGGGCTTGCAAAGCTGCGTAAGAACTGTCGTAATCGCGACAGACTCATGGAGGGGCTTGGAGCATTGAAGCAGCAGGCAGGCAAATCTTCCCGGTGTGTCGATATAACCCTGCCGCCGCAAGGCAGCAGGGTTACAGAGGAGAATTTTACATATCAGTTGAATAGGGATGCTTATAGAAAGATGCTGCTGCGAGATGGCATGTATCTGTTGCGAACCAATATTGCTGAAACGGCCCCGGATGTTATATGGCAAAGGTATGTTCTGCTTACAGAGATTGAGGCGGCATTCAGGTGCTTAAAGAGCGACCTTGCCGTTCGTCCGGTGTATCATCAGCTTGAGCAGAGGGTGGAGGCACATATATTTGTGGCATTTATGGCGTACTGTCTGATGGTTACTCTGCGGCAGAAGCTTCGTGGCTATGCCGATGGCCTGACGGCACAGGATGTGCTCGATAAGCTCGGCTCCATTGTAATGATAGATGTTCGCATACCGACAACCGATGGCCGTATCCTTGAGATGCGCAGGTATAGCCAGCCGGAACTTGAACACAGGATACTACTCGCCAAGCTCAAACTTAATTTGCCCAAACAACCACCGCCGAAGATATACAGCCGACAGCTAAATGACCGGTTTTGTGGTGGAAACTAA
- a CDS encoding IS1634 family transposase: MFVRSYKRKKNGKWHEYFSVVENRRVADGATVQRTVLYLGEITTTQQDTWRKTLEVFDEDTGKQEQKLLFADHVQIAERDIDSIRVKLSQMQLYKPRSFGACWLACWLWQKLGLDEFWSGRIDGVRSDIPWSKVLKLLVVNRLIHPGSEFYLHRQWFDKTAMDELLNTDYRIAAKDRLYRCLDRIVEHKDQLCRHLKSRWEDMFSIEFDVLLYDLTSTYFEGLCKQNAKARFGYSRDKRPDCRQVVIALIVTPEGFPIGYEVLPGNTLDKTTLGFFLKR, from the coding sequence ATGTTTGTGAGAAGCTATAAACGCAAAAAGAACGGCAAGTGGCACGAATACTTCAGCGTCGTCGAGAACCGCAGAGTTGCCGACGGCGCGACGGTTCAGCGAACGGTGCTGTATCTGGGCGAAATAACCACCACGCAGCAAGACACATGGCGTAAAACGCTGGAGGTCTTCGATGAGGATACCGGCAAACAGGAGCAAAAGTTACTGTTCGCAGACCATGTCCAAATCGCAGAACGTGATATAGATTCGATAAGGGTAAAGCTTTCCCAGATGCAGTTATACAAGCCTCGCTCGTTCGGTGCCTGCTGGCTGGCCTGCTGGCTTTGGCAAAAGCTCGGACTTGATGAGTTCTGGTCGGGCAGGATTGACGGCGTGCGATCGGACATCCCATGGTCAAAGGTGCTCAAGCTGCTGGTGGTAAATCGTCTCATACATCCGGGCAGCGAGTTTTATCTCCACCGGCAATGGTTTGACAAGACCGCGATGGATGAACTGCTCAATACCGATTATCGCATAGCGGCCAAAGACAGGCTGTATCGGTGTCTCGACAGGATAGTTGAGCATAAGGACCAACTGTGCAGGCATCTCAAATCACGATGGGAAGACATGTTCAGCATTGAATTTGATGTGTTGCTTTATGATCTGACCAGCACATACTTTGAAGGTTTATGCAAACAGAACGCAAAGGCCAGATTCGGATACAGCAGGGACAAACGCCCCGACTGCCGGCAGGTGGTAATAGCACTTATCGTTACGCCTGAAGGTTTTCCAATTGGTTATGAAGTTTTGCCGGGCAATACTCTGGACAAGACCACGTTAGGGTTCTTTCTTAAAAGGTGA